The following proteins are co-located in the Xiphophorus maculatus strain JP 163 A chromosome 24, X_maculatus-5.0-male, whole genome shotgun sequence genome:
- the LOC102230167 gene encoding matrix-remodeling-associated protein 5, whose protein sequence is MNAKLLCASVCVGASIARNMKVQRFEVLHNGTLIIRNSQLTDEGQYVCTVQNQYGTDKMMANLIVMSHHPRVLQPRERDIHVYEGSKVELECKVEGDPVPRVKWVLPNSIQLMTTSPSVPSQWQVAVDDSGTLHINRASLTDSGIYRCTGSSAAGADTVSVHLHVSAMPSLIQQRLDENMTFPEGSAAYIDCTATRASQPTMHWITPDGTQLTPSQLITRDNLTVFPNGTLHIQRLDLKNSGRYVCKASNGVASSSRTVMLSIRRKLLSAKATITSSSPHRTDVIYGSKLLLNCVATGEPEPRIIWRTPSKKLVDNQYSFESRIKVFLNGSISIHSVTDKDGGDYLCVARNKMGDDYVQLWVNVLTKPATIEQKLQKSSQEVVQGQDLKVDCVASGLPSPEISWALPDGTMVNPIKQKAGVHVGRSRRYVVFDNGTLYFNDVGQPEEGDYTCYAQNQLGRDEMKVRVKVKGGTSSPQIQDKDHKTVRVLYGETVTLQCNAKGDPVPVVTWMSPKNRPISNAIDRHKVLKDGTLLVQNVQQFDEGNYTCMARNSVGQDNKVTRVEVLATPLVINGLRGTSNTIKVTAVQGERKLLDCVTEGTPSPRIMWILPGNLILPAPYYSNHMTVHQNGTLEIQSAKKTDSGQMVCVARNERGEVRMLVNLDVKEMVGHPQIDAPQRERFSLKVGNTVTLNCSIDGLELTDIMWTLPSGTPLQAGARISKFFHRLDGSLIINNPSVADVGMYRCVGHNSAGIFESTVTLSPGRKPQILNRYISPVSILDGETLFLHCQTTGEPFKLTWTLPSGVVLNRLQKAGRYSILRNGTIVIRQASVYDRGPYVCRAANEYGSSLLSVSVNIIANQPRITSGPPSVTYAKNGVAVQLNCVATGLPKVEVAWETPDKTRLVVSAQPRLFGNKYLHPQGSLIIQNPTQRDSGVYRCTARNTAGVDSKTTFLNVF, encoded by the exons ATGAATGCTAAACTCTTGTGTGCTTCTGTTTGTGTAGGAGCGAGTATTGCCAGGAACATGAAGGTGCAGAGGTTTGAGGTCCTCCATAATGGAACTTTAATCATAAGAAACTCACAGCTAACCGATGAGGGCCAGTACGTGTGCACCGTTCAGAATCAGTATGGTACAGACAAGATGATGGCTAACCTTATAGTCATGTCTCATCATCCACGGGTCCTTCAACCTCGAGAGCGAGATATCCATGTGTATGAAGGAAGCAAGGTTGAACTGGAATGCAAAGTTGAAGGGGATCCTGTGCCTCGGGTTAAGTGGGTCCTCCCAAACTCAATCCAGCTGATGACGACCTCACCTTCTGTGCCATCTCAGTGGCAGGTGGCTGTAGATGATAGTGGAACTCTTCATATCAACCGGGCTAGTTTGACTGATAGTGGAATTTACAGGTGCACTGGCAGCAGTGCAGCTGGAGCTGATACCGTGTCAGTGCATCTTCATGTCTCTGCAATGCCCTCTTTGATTCAGCAGAGACTAGATGAGAACATGACTTTTCCAGAGGGCAGCGCTGCTTATATTGACTGCACTGCCACAAGAGCCTCTCAGCCAACCATGCATTGGATCACTCCTGATGGCACACAGCTCACTCCTTCCCAACTAATTACTAGAGATAACCTTACTGTCTTTCCAAATGGGACACTCCACATACAAAGATTGGACCTCAAGAATTCTGGGAGATATGTATGCAAAGCCAGTAACGGAGTAGCCTCAAGCAGCAGGACTGTGATGCTAAGTATCAGAAGAAAACTGTTGTCTGCTAAAGCCACAATTACATCTTCATCTCCCCATAGAACAGATGTAATATATGGAAGCAAGCTACTTCTGAACTGTGTGGCAACAGGTGAACCGGAGCCTCGAATCATCTGGAGGACGCCCTCTAAGAAGCTAGTGGATAATCAGTACAG ctttgaGTCTAGGATCAAAGTATTCCTTAATGGCAGCATAAGCATTCATTCTGTGACTGACAAGGATGGAGGTGACTACCTGTGTGTAGCCCGTAACAAAATGGGTGATGACTACGTTCAACTGTGGGTCAATGTCTTGACCAAACCAGCAACAATTGAGCAGAAACTTCAGAAATCCAGTCAGGAGGTGGTACAAGGCCAAGACCTGAAGGTGGACTGTGTGGCGTCTGGCCTCCCCAGCCCAGAGATTAGCTGGGCACTTCCAGATGGGACCATGGTCAACCCAATAAAGCAGAAAGCAGGAGTCCATGTGGGACGCAGTCGCAG GTACGTGGTGTTTGACAATGGGACTCTGTACTTTAACGATGTTGGCCAGCCAGAAGAAGGTGATTACACTTGCTATGCACAGAACCAACTTGGCAGAGATGAGATGAAGGTGAGAGTCAAGGTGAAAGGTGGTACATCCTCACCTCAAATCCAGGATAAAGATCATAAGACTGTCAGAGTGCTCTACGGTGAGACAGTAACACTGCAGTGCAATGCCAAAGGTGACCCAGTACCTGTTGTCACTTGGATGTCTCCCAAAAATAGACCAATTTCCAATGCAATAGACAGACACAAGGTGCTTAAAGATGGAACACTGCTTGTTCAAAATGTTCAGCAATTTGATGAAGGTAATTACACCTGTATGGCGAGGAACAGTGTTGGCCAAGACAATAAAGTTACCAGAGTGGAGGTTTTGGCAACTCCTCTAGTTATCAATGGCTTAAGAGGAACTTCAAATACCATCAAAGTTACTGCAGTTCAGGGAGAACGGAAACTGTTGGATTGTGTGACCGAGGGAACCCCTTCACCTCGTATCATGTGGATCCTCCCAGGAAATCTAATACTTCCTGCTCCATACTACAGTAATCATATGACAGTTCATCAGAATGGCACTTTGGAAATACAATCAGCTAAGAAGACCGACTCAGGACAGATGGTGTGTGTTGCTCGTAATGAACGAGGTGAGGTTAGAATGTTGGTCAACTTGGATGTCAAAGAAATGGTTGGACATCCACAAATTGATGCTCCCCAAAGAGAACGCTTTTCCCTAAAAGTGGGGAATACAGTGACTCTAAATTGCTCGATTGATGGCTTGGAGTTAACTGATATAATGTGGACCTTACCCAGCGGGACTCCTCTGCAAGCCGGTGCTcgaatttcaaagttttttcaCCGACTTGATGGATCTTTGATCATCAACAATCCATCTGTTGCTGATGTTGGTATGTACCGATGTGTGGGGCATAACTCTGCTGGGATTTTTGAGAGTACAGTTACCCTGTCCCCAGGAAGGAAGCCACAGATTCTGAACAGATACATCTCTCCTGTCAGCATCCTGGATGGTGAAACACTTTTCCTTCATTGTCAAACAACTGGTGAGCCATTCAAACTTACATGGACCCTGCCCAGTGGGGTTGTTCTCAACAGGTTGCAGAAAGCTGGACGCTATTCAATATTGCGTAATGGGACAATTGTCATTCGACAAGCATCAGTCTATGATAGAGGACCCTATGTTTGCAGAGCTGCCAATGAATATGGCAGCTCCTTGCTTTCAGTCTCAGTAAATATTATTGCAAACCAACCCAGGATTACCAGTGGCCCTCCCTCTGTGACTTACGCCAAAAATGGAGTTGCTGTTCAGCTGAACTGTGTCGCCACTGGGCTCCCTAAAGTAGAGGTGGCTTGGGAAACACCTGATAAAACCCGCCTGGTTGTAAGTGCACAGCCACGCCTTTTTGGAAACAAGTATCTCCATCCACAAGGTTCCCTAATCATTCAGAATCCAACCCAACGAGATTCTGGTGTTTACCGATGCACTGCCAGAAATACTGCCGGTGTAGACtctaaaacaacatttctgaatgTGTTCTAA
- the LOC111607660 gene encoding matrix-remodeling-associated protein 5-like, which produces MKMEHSTLWVLQTLLVLLSPVVSTPCPRPCSCPQPAELHCTFRSLLTVPAAVPKHVKRINLGFNSIYKISDTSLSGLGKLELLMVHGNNIHSLPDGAFRDLASLQMLKMSYNKLKEINRHTLQGLWSVTRLHLDHNQIELIHPDAFQGLTSLRFLQLEGNQLQQLHPATFTTFTLMGQFYISTLRHLYLSDNALTSLPFQLVETIPQLENLYLHGNPWTCDCSMSWLHDWEKTSPGQIIIIVIILRVRSSRLCLIGD; this is translated from the exons ATGAAGATGGAGCACTCCACCCTGTGGGTCCTCCAGACTCTGCTGGTGCTCCTGTCTCCTGTGGTGTCCACTCCCTGCCCCCGGCCCTGCTCCTGCCCTCAGCCTGCTGAGCTCCACTGCACGTTCCGCTCCCTCCTCACCGTCCCAGCAGCGGTACCCAAGCACGTGAAGCGCATAAACTTGGG GTTCAACAGCATTTATAAAATAAGTGACACTTCACTGTCTGGGCTGGGGAAGCTGGAGCTGCTGATGGTCCATGGGAACAACATTCACTCTCTGCCTGATGGAGCGTTCAGGGACCTGGCATCACTTCAG ATGCTGAAGATGAGCTACAACAAGCTGAAGGAAATCAACAGGCACACTCTCCAGGGGCTGTGGTCTGTGACCAGGTTGCACTTGGATCACAACCAGATAGAACTCATCCATCCGGACGCCTTCCAGGGACTCACTTCCTTACGCTTTCTGCAGCTGGAGGGAAACCAGCTTCAACAACTGCATCCTGCCACCTTCACCACCTTCACTCTGATGGGCCAGTTCTACATCTCTACCCTGCGACACCTCTACCTATCTGACAATGCACTCACATCCCTCCCCTTCCAGCTGGTGGAGACCATACCACAGCTTGAGAACCTGTACCTCCATGGGAACCCCTGGACCTGTGACTGCAGTATGAGTTGGTTGCATGACTGGGAAAAAACTTCACCAGGTCAGAttataattattgttattattcttAGGGTTAGGTCCAGTAGACTCTGTTTGATTGGGGACTGA